A genome region from Sphaeramia orbicularis chromosome 19, fSphaOr1.1, whole genome shotgun sequence includes the following:
- the mrpl43 gene encoding large ribosomal subunit protein mL43, whose product MTSRGTPSRFLKSVLQNGVGRYVCQLKRISIIFSKKAQSSLGVREFIEEGVVDYAKNNPGTVVYVSPQSSRIPKIVAEYLNGNVREEIITSKTAPQISELLTKLTNQSGLDIIRIRKRVHTDSPSIQGQWHPFTNRPPSIGPIRPQK is encoded by the exons ATGACTTCCAGAGGGACTCCGAGTCGTTTCCTTAAAAGTGTTCTTCAAAACGGTGTGGGTCGGTATGTCTGCCAGCTCAAACGCAtctccatcatcttctccaaaaaGGCACAGAGCTCGTTAGGAGTCAG GGAATTCATTGAAGAGGGAGTTGTGGATTATGCCAAGAACAACCCTGGGACAGTAGTATATGTGTCTCCTCAGTCATCCAGGATACCAAAAATAGTTGCAGAATACT TAAATGGCAACGTGAGAGAAGAAATTATCACAAGCAAAACGGCTCCTCAGATTTCAGAGCTTTTGACCAAGCTGACAAATCAATCTGGCCTGGATATCATCCGGATCCGCAAGCGTGTTCACACAGACAGCCCCAGTATCCAGGGCCAGTGGCACCCGTTCACCAACCGGCCCCCATCTATCGGCCCCATCAGACCGCAGAAATAG
- the twnk gene encoding twinkle mtDNA helicase — MWRSLLLKGTTCVLQVRAPRVFHRRLFTSFSVRLLGQRLIHRPTSVQLIQRLQGTDCFLAHCRTYKKDAKSTGEFPVSPVTVTDIKQYLRSKDVPFHDGYSCLHIPSIFIESAAGKESFSLFIDKTTGQFLCKDTLVEGSWEDLQDCLEVMQKEEQHFLSPHVLLGYSESEEEQEEKNRELKEVQRIWSTSVPLTDLPEDEAQLIKTMFQVTKITNSTFKKFGVRLFRPTKSLVFPWFGGPDSALKGVKLLSAQITDTDKVTYNEATIPKYSCYYNLFGLPLVGRMDSEVVLTGGDLDTLAVSQATGLPSVALPRGVSCLPPILLPYLEQFKRVTLWLGGDIRSWEASKIFSRKLGLRRCLLVRPGEFRPCPVEALAQGKNLSQIINTSIPAAHKSIVSFKQLREDVYGELVNTEQVAGVKWTRFPELNRILKGHRKGELTVFTGPTGSGKTTFISEVALDLCMQGVNTLWGSFEINNVRLAKIMLTQFSMQRLEENLEQYDFWADKFEELPLYFMTFHGQQNIKTVLDTMQHAVYLYDINHIVIDNLQFMMGQENLSVDKFAVQDHIISAFRKFATNSSCHITLIIHPRKEEDDRELQTASIFGSAKASQEADNVLILQEKKLVTCPGRRSLQVTKNRFDGDVGIFPLDFIKSSLTFSTPVKVKYKLRKTPSQENEEAQESKAAPKKEEVKKEKVPKTTKTSRSVKNPTTGNETIQK, encoded by the exons ATGTGGAGGAGCTTGCTGCTGAAGGGCACCACCTGTGTCCTGCAGGTGAGAGCCCCTAGGGTGTTCCACAGAAGACTTTTTACCTCCTTCAGTGTCAGACTTTTAGGCCAGAGGCTTATTCATAGACCCACTTCCGTCCAATTAATCCAACGGTTGCAAGGCACAGACTGCTTCTTGGCACATTGTAGGACCTATAAAAAGGATGCCAAGTCTACTGGAGAGTTCCCTGTCAGCCCAGTCACTGTCACAGATATCAAGCAGTACCTTCGCTCCAAAGACGTTCCCTTCCATGATGGCTACAGCTGCCTTCACATTCCGAGTATCTTTATTGAATCAGCAGCTGGGAAAGAGAGTTTCTCATTGTTTATCGACAAAACTACAGGCCAGTTTCTCTGTAAGGACACACTGGTGGAGGGGAGCTGGGAAGACCTCCAGGACTGTCTCGAGGTGATGCAGAAGGAGGAGCAGCACTTCCTTAGCCCCCATGTGCTGTTGGGTTATTCAGAGagtgaggaggagcaggaggaaaagAACCGTGAACTGAAGGAAGTGCAGAGGATCTGGTCCACCTCTGTGCCCCTCACCGATCTTCCAGAGGATGAGGCTCAGCTTATTAAAACCATGTTCCAG GTTACAAAGATCACTAATTCTACCTTTAAAAAGTTTGGTGTGAGGCTCTTCAGGCCTACAAAGAGTCTGGTTTTTCCCTGGTTTGGAGGACCGGACTCTGCTTTAAAGGGAGTTAAACTCTTGTCTGCCCAAATCACAGACACTGACAAAGTTACTTATAATGAAGCTACAATCCCCAAGTACAGCTGCTACTACAACTTGTTTGGCCTCCCCCTGGTGGGCCGTATGGACTCAGAGGTGGTTCTGACTGGAGGTGATTTGGACACTCTAGCTGTAAGCCAAGCCACTGGGCTCCCCAGCGTTGCTCTTCCACGTGGGGTCAGCTGCCTTCCACCGATCTTGCTGCCCTACCTCGAACAATTTAAGCGGGTCACGTTGTGGTTGGGGGGTGACATTCGCTCTTGGGAAGCCTCAAAGATTTTTTCTCGCAAGCTGGGTCTGAGGCGCTGCTTGCTTGTGCGGCCTGGTGAGTTCCGGCCATGTCCAGTGGAGGCCCTGGCCCAAGGGAAGAACTTGAGTCAAATCATCAACACATCCATCCCAGCAGCACATAAGTCCATAGTGTCTTTCAAGCAGCTCAGAGAGGATGTGTACGGGGAGTTAGTAAACACAGAGCAGGTGGCTGGAGTCAAGTGGACAAGGTTTCCTGAACTCAACAGGATCCTGAAGGGGCACCGCAAAGGGGAGCTGACAGTCTTCACAG GTCCTACTGGAAGTGGAAAGACCACTTTCATCAGTGAGGTGGCTCTGGACCTTTGCATGCAAGGGGTCAACACATTATGGGGCAGCTTTGAAATCAACAACGTGCGCCTGGCTAAGATCATGCTGACGCAATTTTCCATGCAAAGACTGGAGGAGAACCTGGAACAGTACGACTTCTGGGCTGACAAGTTTGAAGAGCTGCCACTTTACTTTATGACTTTTCATGGGCAGCAGAACATCAA GACAGTTCTTGACACTATGCAACATGCCGTGTACCTCTATGACATCAACCATATCGTCATTGACAACCTGCAGTTCATGATGGGGCAGGAAAACCTCTCTGTAGACAA GTTTGCAGTGCAGGACCATATTATTTCAGCATTTAGGAAATTTGCCACCAATAGCAGCTGTCACATCACCCTGATCATTCACCCAAGGAAAGAGGAAGATGATCGAGAACTACAAACTGCATCCATCTTCGGTTCGGCTAAG GCCAGCCAAGAAGCAGACAACGTCCTCATCCTGCAGGAGAAGAAGCTTGTCACATGTCCCGGCCGAAGATCCCTGCAGGTGACCAAGAACCGCTTCGATGGAGACGTGGGCATCTTCCCTCTGGATTTCATCAAGTCCTCGCTCACCTTCTCGACTCCCGTCAAAGTTAAGTACAAGCTGAGGAAGACCCCCAGCCAAGAAAATGAGGAGGCCCAGGAGAGCAAGGCGGCACCAAAGAAGGAagaggtaaaaaaagaaaaagtacctAAAACAACAAAGACTTCACGATCTGTAAAGAATCCTACAACGGGAAATGAAACCATCCAGAAATAA